GCTCGGTGAGGTCGATGCCGACCGCCTGGATCTCGCTCCGCCCGTCACCGGTGGTGATGTGCCGGGCGGTCCAGCGGTACCAGAGGCACGAGCCGTCGGGCTTGCGGATCATCCCGGACGCGCCCGACGCGGGGCCGGTAATCGGTTGCGGTACGGGCAGGTCGGCGACCATTTCCTCGCGCGGCATCTCGGGGATGAATTCCATCACCGATTGCCCGATCAGCAGGTCGCGCGGGTACCCGAGCAACCGGCACAGGGTCTCGTTCACGAAGGTGAGTTTGCCCTCGGGCGTGTACCGCACGATGGCCGCCGGGGTGCTGTCCACGAGGTTCTGGTACTCGCGCGCCGCGGTGGTGAGGGCCGCTTCCGCGCGCTCGCGCTCGGCGAGCGTGGTCGTCATCGCGAGGGTGATGAGCGCCGCGGTGATCGCGAGCGCCCAAACCATGAGCATCTTGGTCATCGGGGCTAGGTGCCCGAACGCGCCGACCCCTTCGGACGTGCCCGCGACCGCGAAGGCCGCCAGGATGAGCACGTGCAGCGACCCGACGCGGAGCCGCTCGTTCATCCCCACCCAGATGAGGAGCATGAACGGCGGGAACACCATCAAGCTGCGCACCGGGGCCGCGGCCGCGTTCGTGAACGCGATCCCGCACAGCACGGTGGTGAGGAGCAATACGAGTGTGGGGCGGATCGCGCTGCGGTTCATACGCGGGCGGACCGCGGTGAGGAGAGGCGGCGCGACGATGAGCAACCCGGCCGTGTCGCCGAGCCACCAGACGAGCCATGCCGGAACGAGTTCGATCGGGGGAAGGCCGCCGAGCATGCGCCAGAGGGCGCCGTTGGTCGCCGTCGCGGTCATCCCCACGAGTCCGGCCAGAAGGAATGCGTATAGGTCCCGGCGCCCGGCGGACGTCGGGTTGAACCGGAAGCGGCGGAGGATTTCGACGGCGATGAGCGGCCCGACCGCGTTACCGGCCGAAACACACAGTGCGACCCACCAGGGGAACAGTTGAAACTCGCACGCGATTGCGCCTAAGAATATTCCTGGAAAGAATTTCCGGCCGGCGCGGGACAGCACCGCCACCGCGATCCCGGTCGGCGGCCAGATGAACGCGACGTGCGTGCCCTCGACCGAGAACAGCAACCCGACCCGGGCCGTCGCGTAGTACGCGATCGCGACCGCGAACACGCCCGCCAGGTACCACCCGGCGCAGCGCAACTTGTCGGTTGTGTGTGGTGTTGTTCGCGTCACGAAAAGGAGCAGTAAGGGCAGGGACTACGGATTTCTGTCCAAGCGTAGTTCGCTTCTCACCACTCCGCCACGAACTCGCGCCATTTTTTAAATTTCAGCTACCACGCGACGGACCAACACGCGCAATTTCTTCTCGGCTTCATTTGCGGTCGCGATGATTTCGGGAAGGCTGACGGGCTCTAGCGAATCTGGGAGGCACACGTCGGTTATGACGGAGATCCCGAACACGCGCATCTTGGCGTGAACCGCGACGATCACCTCGGGCACCGTGGACATGCCCACGACGTCCGCGCCGATGGTTCGTAGGAAGCGATATTCAGCGCGCGTTTCGAGGTTCGGCCCACTCACCGCGACGAACACGCCCTGGTGACAGACGATCTGCTCTTCCAGCGCGACGCGCCGGCCGATTTTGAGCAACTCCCGGTCGTAGGGGAAGCACATGTCCGGGAACCGGTCGCCGAGCCGGTCGTCGTTCGGCCCGATTAGCGGGTTGTCGCCGAGCAAGTTGATGTGGTCCTCAATGAGCATGATGTCCCCGCGACCCCACTGCGGGTTCATCCCCCCGCAGGCGTTGCTCACGACCAGCGCGCTGGCCCCGAGCGCCTTCATCACGCGCACGGGGAACGTGACCTGTTGCAGCGAGTACCCCTCATAAAAATGGAACCGCCCCTCCATCACCACGACCTTCTTGCCGGCAAGGGTGCCGCAAACGAGTTGCCCCTTGTGCGAGGGCGCGGTCGAGCGCGGGAAGTGCGGGATCTCCTCGTAAGGGATGACGACGTCCGTCTCCACGTCTTCGGCGAACTTGCCCAGACCCGTGCCGAGGATGATGCCCGCGGTCGGCGCGTGCTTCCACTTCGCCCGAACGAACGCGGCGGCTTCCTGGATCTGGTCGTACAGCGCGGTGGACATGGGGGCTCCGGGTGTGGGGTCGGGTGTTGTTGTACG
The Gemmata palustris DNA segment above includes these coding regions:
- a CDS encoding purine-nucleoside phosphorylase — encoded protein: MSTALYDQIQEAAAFVRAKWKHAPTAGIILGTGLGKFAEDVETDVVIPYEEIPHFPRSTAPSHKGQLVCGTLAGKKVVVMEGRFHFYEGYSLQQVTFPVRVMKALGASALVVSNACGGMNPQWGRGDIMLIEDHINLLGDNPLIGPNDDRLGDRFPDMCFPYDRELLKIGRRVALEEQIVCHQGVFVAVSGPNLETRAEYRFLRTIGADVVGMSTVPEVIVAVHAKMRVFGISVITDVCLPDSLEPVSLPEIIATANEAEKKLRVLVRRVVAEI